In a single window of the Niabella ginsenosidivorans genome:
- the ruvB gene encoding Holliday junction branch migration DNA helicase RuvB: MNNPNLNKEKQGLSTQDSDFENTIRPGQIRDFAGQPQLIENLVIFIRAAKMRGEALDHILFHGPPGLGKTTLSRIVANELGVNIKETSGPVIEKPGDLAGLLTSLEPNDVLFIDEIHRLSTVVEEYLYAAMEDYRLDILLDSGPNARSIQLSLNPFTLVGATTRSGLLTAPLLSRFAIKARLEYYSSQTLQKIILRAAQILDVKISKDAAAEIAARSRATPRIANGLLRRVRDFAQVLNDGIIDIGITQHALKALNVDEYGLDDMDNRILLAIIEKFKGGPVGITTIATAVGEEAGTIEEVYEPFLIQEGFMQRTPRGREVTHKAYEHLGKKPGNTGVNLQLDL; encoded by the coding sequence ATGAACAACCCCAATCTAAATAAAGAAAAGCAGGGATTAAGCACCCAGGACAGTGATTTTGAAAATACTATCCGTCCGGGGCAGATCAGGGATTTTGCGGGGCAGCCCCAGCTGATCGAAAACCTGGTCATTTTTATTCGCGCAGCAAAAATGCGGGGAGAAGCGCTGGATCATATTTTGTTTCACGGCCCTCCCGGCCTTGGAAAAACAACCCTTTCCCGCATCGTAGCAAATGAACTGGGTGTAAATATAAAGGAAACCAGCGGTCCGGTCATTGAAAAACCGGGAGATCTTGCAGGACTGCTCACTTCGCTGGAGCCTAATGATGTGCTGTTCATTGATGAAATTCACAGGCTGAGCACGGTGGTAGAGGAATACCTGTATGCTGCAATGGAAGATTACCGGCTGGATATATTACTGGATAGCGGGCCCAACGCGCGCAGCATACAGCTTTCATTAAACCCCTTTACGCTGGTAGGCGCCACAACAAGAAGCGGTTTACTGACCGCCCCTTTATTATCAAGATTTGCTATAAAGGCCCGGCTGGAATATTACAGCTCACAAACATTACAAAAGATCATATTGCGCGCAGCACAGATACTGGACGTGAAAATTTCAAAAGATGCTGCTGCTGAAATAGCGGCCAGAAGCCGGGCTACCCCACGCATTGCCAACGGGCTGCTGAGAAGAGTGCGCGATTTTGCACAGGTGCTGAATGATGGCATTATTGATATTGGCATTACGCAACATGCGCTGAAAGCCTTAAATGTAGACGAATATGGACTGGACGATATGGATAACCGCATTTTGCTGGCCATCATTGAAAAGTTCAAAGGAGGCCCTGTGGGCATTACCACTATTGCCACTGCCGTTGGTGAGGAAGCCGGCACCATCGAGGAAGTATATGAGCCTTTTTTGATACAGGAAGGGTTTATGCAACGCACTCCCCGCGGAAGGGAGGTAACACATAAAGCCTATGAGCATCTGGGCAAGAAGCCGGGTAATACCGGTGTAAACCTGCAACTGGATCTTTGA
- a CDS encoding response regulator transcription factor: MEAKKPRILLCEDDPNLGNVLKNYLELNDYDVTLERDGRLGLAAFQREKFDLCLLDVMMPHMDGFTLAEEVRNVDPDVPLFFLSAKTMKEDIIQGYKLGADDYITKPFDSEVLLLKIKAILKRNEELNKETENKEYNLASYHFNPKLRQLIHNGNTQTLSPKENELLKMLAEHLNDLLPREQALKKIWGSDTYFNGRSMDVYIAKLRKYLKDDEKIEIVNIHGNGFRLVVQE; the protein is encoded by the coding sequence TATTATTGTGCGAGGATGATCCCAACCTTGGAAATGTTTTAAAGAACTACCTGGAGCTGAACGACTATGACGTTACGCTTGAAAGGGACGGCCGCCTGGGCCTGGCTGCTTTTCAGCGTGAAAAGTTTGACCTGTGCCTTCTGGATGTGATGATGCCCCACATGGATGGATTTACGCTGGCGGAGGAAGTGCGTAATGTAGACCCGGATGTGCCTTTATTCTTCCTGAGCGCAAAAACCATGAAGGAAGATATTATCCAGGGATACAAGCTGGGCGCTGATGATTATATTACAAAACCTTTTGACAGCGAAGTGCTGCTTTTAAAGATCAAGGCAATCCTTAAGAGAAACGAAGAGCTGAATAAAGAAACCGAGAATAAAGAATACAACCTGGCCAGCTATCACTTTAACCCGAAGCTGCGCCAGTTGATCCATAACGGCAATACGCAAACACTTTCCCCCAAGGAAAACGAATTGCTGAAAATGCTGGCAGAGCATTTAAATGACCTACTACCCAGGGAACAGGCCCTGAAAAAGATATGGGGCAGCGATACCTATTTTAACGGAAGAAGTATGGATGTATATATTGCCAAGCTGCGGAAGTACCTGAAAGATGATGAAAAGATTGAAATAGTGAATATTCACGGTAATGGATTCCGCCTGGTAGTGCAGGAATAA